In Roseibium sp. Sym1, a genomic segment contains:
- a CDS encoding TIM barrel protein, whose translation MTEPRFATRLNSFASAAHIAWPGIKGKPSVLQMAERAARVQGLTDLDLNFPDHLGEDPRELAKKLGDLGLAINGFAMRYYTNPAFKLGAFTHPDAAVRREAIDLTKKGIDAAREVGSSLMTLWLGQDGFDYAFQADYARLWQHEIDGIREVCEHDPDCMISIEYKPNEPRSYSLMPDAATTLLAIRDVGADNLGVTLDFAHVLYADEQPAFAAALIARHSKLLGVHLNDGYAKRDDGLMVGAVHTVQTIELLRQIRRDGYDGAIYFDTFPDMTGLDPVHECEVNIATVKRMLNVVDRLEQDNRLTGAIDRQDAVAAQAILQELMLGANT comes from the coding sequence TTGACCGAGCCCCGTTTCGCCACTCGCCTGAACTCCTTCGCTTCCGCAGCGCACATTGCGTGGCCGGGTATCAAAGGCAAACCCAGCGTCTTGCAGATGGCCGAGCGCGCCGCGCGCGTTCAGGGCCTGACTGACCTTGATCTCAATTTTCCCGATCATCTTGGCGAAGATCCGCGCGAGTTGGCAAAGAAGCTAGGCGATCTCGGGCTTGCGATTAACGGCTTTGCCATGCGCTATTACACCAACCCGGCATTCAAGCTCGGGGCGTTCACCCATCCTGACGCTGCTGTCCGGCGGGAGGCAATCGATCTTACCAAGAAGGGGATCGACGCTGCCCGCGAGGTGGGTTCAAGCCTCATGACGCTGTGGCTCGGCCAAGACGGTTTCGACTACGCGTTCCAGGCGGACTACGCCCGCTTGTGGCAACACGAAATTGATGGAATTCGTGAAGTTTGTGAGCATGATCCCGATTGCATGATCAGCATCGAGTATAAGCCGAACGAGCCGCGATCCTACAGCCTGATGCCTGATGCGGCAACGACGCTGCTGGCGATCCGCGATGTTGGTGCAGACAATCTTGGTGTCACGCTCGACTTTGCCCATGTTCTTTATGCCGACGAGCAACCGGCCTTTGCTGCAGCCCTGATTGCCAGACACAGCAAGCTTCTCGGCGTCCATCTGAACGATGGTTATGCCAAGCGGGACGATGGTCTCATGGTTGGCGCCGTACACACGGTCCAGACAATTGAACTGCTGCGGCAGATCCGTCGTGATGGCTACGACGGTGCCATCTATTTCGACACATTCCCAGACATGACCGGACTTGATCCGGTTCACGAATGCGAGGTGAACATCGCGACCGTCAAGCGGATGCTGAATGTCGTTGATCGCCTCGAGCAGGACAATCGCCTCACTGGTGCGATTGACCGCCAGGATGCCGTGGCGGCCCAGGCCATTTTGCAGGAGCTGATGCTCGGGGCCAACACGTAA
- a CDS encoding CDGSH iron-sulfur domain-containing protein codes for MVEIVRGKEVTIRFDASLCVHSRNCVLSHPEVFVPNVKGEWIYPDAASVETVMLIGLTCPSGAISVSRNDGAQTTEQSPVVNTVRVRENGPLAIEADLRLRGEPLGRVRATLCRCGQSQTKPFCDGSHTAAGFAATGEPAAKDTPTLEARDGPVDLLPQPNGPLKTTGNLEVVSGTGRTVNKVRQAFFCRCGASQNKPYCDGSHKAAGFVAE; via the coding sequence ATGGTCGAGATTGTCAGGGGCAAGGAGGTCACTATCCGGTTCGACGCGTCGTTGTGCGTCCACTCGCGCAACTGCGTTCTGAGCCATCCCGAGGTCTTTGTGCCGAATGTGAAGGGTGAGTGGATCTACCCCGATGCCGCGTCCGTCGAGACGGTCATGCTGATCGGCCTCACCTGTCCGTCGGGAGCGATCAGCGTCAGCCGCAATGACGGCGCGCAGACCACGGAACAGTCGCCAGTGGTGAACACGGTTCGGGTGCGGGAAAACGGCCCCCTGGCGATCGAGGCGGACCTGCGGTTGCGCGGAGAACCGCTGGGCCGGGTGCGGGCCACCCTCTGCCGCTGCGGCCAATCGCAGACCAAGCCCTTCTGCGACGGCTCGCATACCGCTGCCGGATTCGCAGCGACGGGCGAACCGGCGGCAAAGGACACCCCAACGCTGGAGGCGCGCGACGGGCCCGTCGATCTGCTGCCGCAACCGAACGGGCCGTTGAAGACCACCGGCAACCTGGAGGTCGTCAGCGGCACGGGCCGGACGGTCAACAAAGTGCGTCAGGCCTTTTTCTGCCGTTGCGGCGCGTCGCAGAACAAGCCGTATTGCGATGGCAGCCACAAGGCGGCTGGCTTCGTGGCGGAGTAG
- a CDS encoding sugar ABC transporter substrate-binding protein: protein MNRLLTLAVAASLWAGAAFAQDLAPLNSDSEPDRMDWSELEAKFGAFPAIPAGTKAGGVSKTLTNEYWRSLGEGYKAFADRVGVESVYQAAQSEGDQLGQLTIAEGMVTQGYNVLLLSPQTDANLQPIMEQAKAAGVPVVNVNDAVIPQAEHYVGNVQRDNGVRVAKWFIDNRPEGGKVAIVEGQAGVYAAVQRTDGFRKTIEESGKFQVVASVPGNWDRQMSYDAATNILQQHPDLVGFYANNDGMALGIVEAVKAAGLLEKVAVFGTDGISDAYASIKAGELTGTVDSFPVLTGEVGMEVALRLVAGQDLPRVVATPQALITKDNVAEFQGEGVDLRAVLMKAAGK from the coding sequence ATGAATAGACTTTTGACGCTTGCCGTGGCGGCGAGCCTCTGGGCCGGCGCAGCCTTTGCTCAAGATCTTGCCCCGCTCAATTCTGACTCTGAGCCAGATCGGATGGACTGGTCTGAACTGGAAGCAAAGTTCGGCGCATTTCCGGCAATCCCCGCCGGTACCAAAGCCGGTGGCGTTTCCAAGACCCTGACGAACGAATACTGGCGTTCGCTCGGCGAGGGCTACAAGGCCTTTGCCGATAGGGTCGGCGTCGAGAGTGTCTATCAGGCCGCGCAAAGCGAGGGAGACCAGCTGGGCCAGCTGACGATTGCCGAAGGCATGGTCACGCAGGGCTATAACGTTCTTCTCCTGTCGCCGCAGACCGACGCCAACCTGCAGCCGATCATGGAGCAGGCCAAGGCTGCCGGCGTGCCGGTCGTCAATGTAAACGACGCCGTTATCCCGCAAGCCGAGCACTATGTCGGAAACGTTCAGCGCGACAATGGCGTGCGCGTCGCCAAGTGGTTCATCGATAATCGCCCGGAAGGTGGCAAGGTTGCCATTGTTGAAGGACAGGCCGGTGTCTATGCGGCCGTGCAGCGGACCGATGGCTTCAGAAAGACAATTGAAGAATCCGGCAAGTTCCAGGTCGTGGCCAGCGTGCCCGGCAACTGGGATCGCCAGATGTCCTATGATGCGGCAACCAACATCCTGCAGCAGCATCCGGATCTCGTTGGCTTCTATGCTAACAATGATGGCATGGCGCTTGGCATCGTCGAAGCGGTAAAGGCCGCCGGCCTGCTTGAAAAGGTTGCCGTTTTCGGCACAGACGGTATTTCCGATGCCTATGCCTCGATCAAAGCAGGTGAGCTGACTGGCACCGTCGACAGCTTCCCGGTTCTGACCGGTGAAGTTGGTATGGAAGTCGCTCTGCGTCTCGTCGCCGGCCAGGATCTGCCGCGTGTCGTCGCAACACCCCAGGCGCTGATCACCAAGGACAATGTCGCCGAGTTCCAGGGCGAAGGCGTCGATCTTCGTGCCGTGCTGATGAAGGCTGCCGGCAAGTAA
- a CDS encoding ABC transporter permease yields MSDTTLHAAATQSKLLGSLSLRDAGTLIGLIIIIAIFGLLVPDFLSQRNLVNILQQSSINACLALGMTLVIISGGIDLSVGPTAAIAAVITAALLVSGTPIPLAILAGLGIGVICGLVNGVLVAYIGLQPFIVTLGTLSTYRAIALIYTGGNPVFGLPPEFRSLFNGSVAGIPNSVLMVAVVAILAWVLLKKTPLGEYLLAVGGNEEAAYVAGVPIAITKITAYVISGALAALASMILIGRLGAAEPILGNLWELDAIAAAAIGGASLMGGKGSVVGTLLGAIILGSMRNGLTLMNVQAFYQLLATGLIILVAMMIDRVTRGRG; encoded by the coding sequence ATGTCCGATACAACGCTTCATGCGGCCGCAACACAGTCGAAACTGCTTGGATCATTGTCTCTTCGCGATGCCGGCACTTTGATCGGACTGATTATCATCATCGCTATCTTCGGCCTGCTCGTTCCCGATTTCCTGTCGCAAAGGAACCTCGTCAACATCCTGCAGCAATCGAGCATCAATGCCTGCCTGGCGCTCGGTATGACGCTGGTCATCATCTCCGGAGGCATTGATCTTTCGGTCGGCCCTACGGCTGCCATCGCCGCCGTCATTACGGCAGCCCTTTTGGTCTCTGGTACGCCGATCCCGCTCGCTATTCTAGCCGGCCTTGGCATTGGCGTCATCTGTGGCTTGGTCAACGGTGTTCTCGTTGCCTATATCGGACTTCAGCCCTTCATCGTGACGCTTGGAACGCTCAGCACCTATCGCGCTATTGCCCTGATCTATACCGGAGGCAATCCGGTCTTTGGACTGCCACCGGAGTTCCGCTCCCTGTTTAATGGATCGGTCGCCGGCATTCCCAACTCGGTCCTTATGGTTGCAGTTGTGGCAATCCTTGCCTGGGTTCTTCTCAAGAAGACACCACTTGGCGAGTATCTGCTGGCTGTCGGCGGCAATGAAGAGGCCGCTTATGTGGCTGGCGTGCCGATCGCGATCACCAAGATCACGGCCTATGTGATCTCCGGTGCGTTGGCAGCCCTTGCCTCGATGATCCTGATCGGACGCCTGGGTGCTGCCGAACCTATCCTTGGCAACCTTTGGGAACTGGACGCGATCGCGGCTGCAGCCATCGGCGGCGCCTCCTTGATGGGTGGCAAGGGCAGTGTCGTCGGTACGCTTCTTGGTGCGATCATTCTCGGTAGCATGCGCAATGGTCTCACGTTGATGAACGTTCAGGCCTTCTATCAACTGCTGGCGACCGGCCTTATAATTCTCGTGGCGATGATGATCGATCGCGTAACGAGAGGCCGTGGATGA
- a CDS encoding sugar ABC transporter ATP-binding protein, giving the protein MTTARLAFEGMTKVFPSVRALSDVSFQIAPGEIHALLGENGAGKSTLLRILSGVFKPTSGQLLIDGVAQAFRTPESARLAGVAMIHQELQQVPHLTVAQNMFLGHPITWAGGLLVNRREQERRAAEALAMIDASIDPAAPISSLKVAQRQVVEIARALLDKAKIIAMDEPTSSLTPSEFESLAEVIKRLAASGVTIIYVSHKMDEVFGICERASVMRDGRLVGVVDLKQTEPADVISMMVGRELQAEEHVSHATRDVRIEARNLSSAKVRDVSFDLHKGEVLGIAGLVGSGRTELLRLIAGADRATGGTIQIDGSTLTLSNPRAAIAAGIGLLPEERKREGIIPGRSVTNNVALPSMKRFAPAGIIRHGALRRTAAELLTRVNLRPFLLDRPIRLFSGGNQQKAIIARWLAAGSKILLFDEPTRGIDVGAKSEIYNLIEELACEGHSVVVVSSELPEVMRVSDRVLVMREGTVVAELQREELTEQAIVSHAVGKGLRAPARQSQQE; this is encoded by the coding sequence ATGACCACTGCCAGACTAGCTTTCGAAGGCATGACGAAGGTGTTTCCGAGCGTACGTGCCCTGTCCGATGTCTCCTTTCAGATTGCACCCGGCGAAATCCATGCACTGCTTGGTGAAAACGGGGCAGGTAAGTCGACCCTGCTGCGTATCTTGTCCGGGGTCTTCAAGCCGACAAGCGGGCAGCTTTTGATCGATGGCGTGGCTCAGGCCTTCAGGACACCTGAGAGCGCTCGCCTTGCCGGTGTTGCGATGATTCACCAGGAACTGCAGCAAGTGCCGCACCTGACCGTCGCCCAGAACATGTTCCTAGGGCACCCGATTACCTGGGCAGGTGGGCTCTTGGTAAACCGGCGCGAGCAGGAAAGGCGGGCTGCCGAAGCGCTAGCGATGATCGATGCTTCGATTGATCCCGCAGCGCCGATATCGTCACTGAAAGTGGCGCAGCGGCAGGTGGTCGAAATCGCCCGCGCTTTGCTCGACAAGGCCAAGATTATTGCCATGGACGAGCCAACTTCAAGCCTCACGCCGAGCGAATTTGAGAGCCTTGCGGAGGTCATCAAGCGGTTAGCCGCGAGCGGCGTAACAATCATCTATGTTTCCCACAAGATGGACGAGGTATTCGGAATCTGCGAGCGCGCAAGCGTGATGCGGGACGGCCGGCTGGTTGGTGTCGTTGACCTCAAGCAGACTGAGCCGGCCGACGTCATCTCGATGATGGTCGGCAGGGAACTGCAGGCAGAAGAGCATGTGTCCCACGCGACCCGGGATGTCCGTATCGAAGCGCGCAATCTCTCCTCTGCCAAGGTCCGGGATGTTTCCTTTGACCTACACAAGGGGGAAGTGCTCGGCATTGCCGGTTTGGTTGGTTCTGGCCGCACGGAACTGCTTCGTCTCATCGCGGGTGCCGATAGGGCGACTGGCGGAACCATCCAGATCGACGGGTCGACCCTGACACTTTCCAATCCGCGTGCTGCCATTGCGGCGGGTATTGGCCTTCTGCCTGAGGAACGCAAGCGTGAAGGCATAATTCCCGGCCGTTCGGTTACCAACAATGTCGCGCTGCCATCGATGAAACGTTTCGCGCCCGCTGGCATCATCCGGCATGGGGCCTTGAGGCGTACAGCGGCCGAATTGTTGACCCGCGTCAACCTTCGCCCGTTTCTGCTCGATCGACCAATTCGCCTGTTCAGTGGTGGCAATCAGCAGAAGGCAATCATTGCCCGGTGGCTGGCCGCGGGATCCAAGATTTTGCTGTTCGACGAGCCGACACGTGGCATCGATGTCGGTGCCAAGTCCGAAATCTACAATCTCATCGAGGAACTCGCCTGCGAAGGTCATTCCGTGGTGGTCGTTTCATCTGAACTCCCCGAAGTCATGCGTGTGTCCGACAGGGTCCTCGTCATGCGCGAGGGGACGGTGGTGGCCGAACTGCAGCGCGAAGAACTCACAGAGCAAGCCATTGTTTCTCATGCCGTCGGCAAGGGACTTCGTGCCCCCGCCCGGCAAAGCCAACAGGAATGA